A genomic segment from Maridesulfovibrio ferrireducens encodes:
- a CDS encoding SulP family inorganic anion transporter: MLTRIFPFLGWFKKYNSAALRADVLSGLTVALVLIPQSMAYAQLAGMPAYYGLYASLLPPMVAALFGSSRQLATGPVAVVSLMTAASLEPLATAGSPGFIAYALLLALLVGGFQFLLGVLRLGLVVNFLSHPVVNGFTNAAAIIIASSQLSKMFGVYVDKAELHFETIMRVVTSAIHYTHLPTLGMGVLAFAIMMGLKKVNPKIPNVLCAVVITTVISWATGFNHDAMVDISAIQDKKAQTLIADFNETVTGIDQLATKRTGISEIEDEAKASKNVIGYYDAEHDLSVVAYEAKLLKHKSHIYRETLRNMLFNGVEQADGTILFYLQDAVPAGMTADGRTWRIKVGNKLLKTESLKMMGGGAVVGNVPSGFPEVSIPELDIKVILKLLPFAIIISLLGFMEAISIAKAMAAKTGQRLDPNQELIGQGLANMLGACTSSYPASGSFSRSAVNLQSGAVTGLSSVFTTVVVAITLLFFTPLLYNLPQAVLAAVIMMAVIGLINASGFLHAWKAQKYDGAISIISFVATLAFAPHLDKGIIIGVALSLCVFLYKSMRPRVVALTKSDDDILRDASLHGLRECDHMAVVRFDGPLFFANASFLEEQISRRLREKKNLKQLILVCNGINDIDASGEEALSLVVETVRSAGVDISLSGLNEAVLAVIKRTHLYEKIGKQNIYSNTEEALCQTHDKAHRDGTELDCPLSTYCRIHSNS; this comes from the coding sequence ATGCTTACTCGAATTTTTCCTTTTCTGGGCTGGTTCAAAAAGTACAACAGTGCAGCTTTAAGGGCCGATGTTCTTTCCGGTCTGACTGTTGCTTTGGTACTTATTCCTCAGTCTATGGCGTATGCACAGCTTGCAGGAATGCCGGCGTATTATGGTTTGTACGCTTCCTTGCTGCCTCCTATGGTAGCGGCTCTTTTCGGTTCCAGTCGTCAGTTGGCAACTGGTCCTGTTGCTGTTGTTTCTCTTATGACTGCGGCTTCGCTGGAACCTTTGGCTACTGCCGGTAGTCCGGGGTTTATCGCCTACGCATTGCTTCTTGCTCTGCTTGTCGGTGGATTCCAGTTCCTTTTAGGAGTTCTCCGTCTTGGACTTGTTGTTAACTTCCTTTCTCATCCGGTTGTTAACGGCTTTACCAACGCTGCGGCGATCATCATCGCATCTTCACAGCTTTCAAAAATGTTCGGTGTTTATGTAGATAAAGCTGAATTGCATTTTGAAACTATCATGCGTGTTGTCACCAGTGCTATCCATTATACCCATTTGCCGACACTCGGTATGGGGGTATTGGCTTTTGCCATTATGATGGGGCTGAAAAAGGTCAATCCTAAAATACCTAACGTGCTGTGTGCGGTTGTTATAACAACTGTGATTTCCTGGGCAACTGGTTTTAACCATGATGCAATGGTTGATATCTCCGCAATTCAGGATAAAAAAGCACAGACCCTGATTGCTGATTTCAATGAAACAGTGACAGGTATTGATCAGTTGGCAACAAAGCGTACAGGTATTTCCGAAATCGAAGATGAGGCGAAAGCTTCTAAAAACGTTATCGGATATTATGATGCTGAACATGATTTGAGCGTTGTTGCTTATGAAGCAAAACTTCTTAAGCATAAATCTCATATCTACCGTGAAACTCTTAGAAATATGCTTTTCAACGGAGTTGAGCAGGCTGACGGTACTATTCTTTTTTATCTTCAGGACGCAGTTCCTGCCGGCATGACAGCTGATGGGCGTACTTGGCGTATCAAGGTCGGCAACAAGCTTCTGAAAACCGAATCCCTTAAAATGATGGGTGGCGGTGCTGTTGTCGGTAATGTCCCTTCCGGTTTCCCGGAAGTCAGCATTCCTGAGCTTGATATCAAAGTTATACTCAAGCTTCTTCCTTTTGCTATTATCATTTCCCTGCTTGGTTTTATGGAAGCTATCTCTATTGCTAAAGCAATGGCTGCAAAAACAGGGCAGAGACTTGATCCTAATCAGGAACTTATCGGACAGGGACTTGCCAACATGCTTGGTGCCTGCACAAGCAGTTATCCGGCATCAGGCTCTTTCTCCCGTTCTGCTGTTAATCTGCAATCCGGCGCTGTAACTGGACTTTCTAGTGTATTCACTACGGTTGTTGTTGCAATTACTCTTTTATTCTTTACACCATTGTTGTATAATTTGCCTCAGGCGGTTCTTGCTGCGGTTATTATGATGGCTGTTATCGGGCTTATTAATGCTTCCGGTTTCCTGCACGCATGGAAAGCTCAGAAGTATGATGGAGCTATCTCCATCATTTCTTTTGTGGCAACTCTTGCTTTTGCTCCTCACTTGGACAAGGGTATTATTATAGGAGTGGCACTCTCATTATGTGTATTCCTGTATAAGAGTATGCGCCCCCGTGTTGTTGCTCTTACTAAAAGTGATGATGATATTCTTCGCGATGCGAGTTTGCACGGACTCAGAGAATGCGACCATATGGCCGTTGTGCGTTTTGACGGACCTCTGTTTTTTGCTAACGCAAGTTTCCTTGAAGAGCAGATTTCCAGACGTTTGAGGGAAAAGAAGAATCTCAAACAACTCATATTGGTTTGTAACGGAATCAATGATATTGACGCATCTGGCGAAGAAGCTCTTTCTCTTGTGGTGGAAACTGTGCGCAGTGCCGGAGTTGATATATCTCTTTCCGGATTAAACGAAGCCGTGTTGGCAGTGATTAAGCGCACTCATCTTTACGAAAAAATAGGAAAGCAAAACATCTATTCAAATACCGAAGAAGCGCTTTGTCAGACCCATGATAAAGCTCACAGAGACGGAACTGAATTAGATTGTCCTCTTTCAACTTATTGTCGCATACACAGCAACTCCTAG
- a CDS encoding response regulator: protein MSDILIFSGLFCQAESVVKRLLDDTGCSLVTDSDLVSEAAKLSGMTEKTILKAFSPKASIFNKFSHEKERSVAWLRLALAEKLVKGEALLVSGFVSQLLSQPISHVLKVCIIDDVQKRIEIARNEEGTSEKEAVKLMQHNDEEKTVWVRELTGKKDPWTSALYDMVIPVGKTGVDESVALIKEQLGNVAVQVTDESKLAAQDFLLAAKVETALVSKGHNVEVSAKGGTVVLAINKKVLLVDRLEKELREIAEPLDGVNSVEVKFGKEFYAADIYRRMDFELPSRVLLVDDEREFVQTLSERLLMRDLGSHVVYDGEAALDLVKDDEPEVMILDLKMPGIDGIEVLRRVKTTRPNIEVIILTGHGSDQDKKVCMELGAFAYLHKPVDIDVLSTTLKEAYAKIREV, encoded by the coding sequence ATGTCTGATATCCTTATATTCAGCGGCCTGTTCTGTCAGGCTGAATCAGTTGTTAAGCGCTTGCTTGATGATACAGGCTGTAGTCTGGTTACTGATTCGGACTTGGTTTCAGAAGCTGCAAAGCTCAGTGGAATGACTGAAAAAACAATTTTGAAAGCTTTCTCCCCGAAGGCTTCGATCTTTAATAAATTCAGTCACGAAAAAGAAAGATCAGTGGCATGGCTTAGACTCGCTTTGGCCGAAAAGCTGGTTAAGGGCGAAGCTCTTCTTGTTTCAGGCTTTGTTTCTCAACTGCTTTCTCAGCCGATTTCTCATGTTCTCAAAGTCTGCATTATCGATGATGTCCAGAAGAGAATTGAAATCGCACGCAATGAAGAAGGCACTTCCGAAAAAGAAGCTGTAAAATTAATGCAGCACAACGATGAAGAAAAAACTGTATGGGTCAGAGAGCTTACCGGGAAAAAAGATCCTTGGACAAGCGCTCTATATGATATGGTTATCCCTGTCGGAAAAACCGGCGTTGATGAATCTGTCGCTCTTATTAAAGAGCAGCTTGGTAATGTAGCCGTTCAGGTTACAGATGAATCCAAGCTGGCTGCACAGGACTTCCTGCTTGCTGCTAAAGTTGAAACCGCACTTGTTTCTAAGGGGCATAATGTCGAGGTTTCTGCCAAGGGCGGAACGGTTGTTCTCGCTATCAATAAAAAGGTGCTGCTTGTTGATCGTCTTGAAAAAGAGTTGCGTGAAATAGCCGAGCCGCTTGATGGTGTTAACAGTGTTGAAGTTAAGTTCGGTAAGGAGTTTTATGCGGCTGATATTTATCGTCGCATGGATTTTGAACTGCCTTCAAGAGTTTTGCTTGTTGATGACGAGCGTGAATTTGTACAAACTTTATCTGAAAGACTTCTTATGCGTGATCTCGGTTCTCACGTTGTTTATGACGGTGAAGCCGCACTTGATCTCGTTAAGGATGATGAGCCTGAAGTTATGATTCTTGACCTCAAAATGCCCGGCATTGACGGTATTGAGGTTTTGCGCAGAGTTAAAACTACCAGACCTAATATTGAAGTTATTATCCTTACCGGACATGGTTCTGATCAGGATAAGAAAGTTTGTATGGAACTCGGAGCTTTTGCCTATTTGCATAAGCCTGTAGATATTGATGTTCTTAGTACAACACTTAAAGAAGCTTACGCAAAAATTCGCGAAGTATAA
- the ruvX gene encoding Holliday junction resolvase RuvX, translating into MKTIGIDFGTKRIGIAMTDAEGILAYPFKVIVKTTRDALFSELLEIFETEKVDEIVVGLPLSLDGEDTLTTRQVRNFATSLGRRTTLPIHLVDERLSSVAAEEELKEAGLWNRKRKKNLDSQAAKIILETWQARA; encoded by the coding sequence ATGAAAACTATAGGCATAGATTTCGGAACAAAGCGGATAGGGATTGCAATGACTGATGCTGAAGGGATTCTCGCATATCCCTTCAAAGTGATTGTCAAAACCACCCGTGACGCTCTGTTTTCCGAACTTCTTGAAATATTCGAAACAGAGAAGGTCGATGAAATCGTCGTCGGCCTTCCTCTTTCTCTTGACGGAGAAGATACTTTGACCACCCGGCAGGTTCGCAATTTTGCAACCTCATTGGGAAGGCGCACAACTCTTCCCATACATCTCGTCGATGAAAGATTAAGCTCTGTAGCTGCTGAAGAAGAACTCAAGGAGGCAGGACTTTGGAACAGGAAAAGAAAGAAGAATCTGGACAGCCAGGCCGCGAAAATAATTCTGGAAACGTGGCAGGCAAGAGCATAG
- a CDS encoding TetR/AcrR family transcriptional regulator, which translates to MTKMSKKKAAILEAATVLFANKGFADTSMNELASMTGVAEGTIFYHFTNKEQLLLTILSATRDSILEEFNAHMEEREFKTGMEMMEEVVVFYLLLAGRMEYQFLLLHRLFIYQLAESRTEFRENLEAIYNCLVTLFEQAIFMGQEDGSIGDVNPRKSALIVFTMVDGLVRFKNFNLYDAGALFNELIESVRRMLKPN; encoded by the coding sequence ATGACCAAAATGTCTAAAAAGAAGGCCGCGATTTTGGAAGCGGCTACTGTGCTTTTCGCTAACAAGGGTTTTGCTGATACTTCTATGAATGAACTTGCCAGCATGACCGGAGTAGCGGAAGGGACAATCTTTTATCATTTTACGAACAAGGAACAGCTTCTTCTTACTATTTTGTCTGCTACCAGAGACAGCATTCTGGAAGAATTCAATGCGCATATGGAAGAGCGCGAATTCAAAACCGGAATGGAAATGATGGAAGAGGTCGTTGTTTTTTATCTTCTTCTTGCAGGACGTATGGAATACCAGTTTCTTCTTTTGCATCGGCTTTTTATATATCAGCTGGCAGAAAGCAGAACTGAATTCAGAGAGAACTTGGAGGCTATCTATAATTGTCTTGTTACACTTTTTGAACAGGCAATTTTTATGGGTCAGGAAGATGGTTCCATTGGTGATGTGAATCCGAGAAAAAGTGCACTTATTGTTTTTACGATGGTCGATGGGTTGGTGAGATTTAAAAATTTTAATCTCTACGACGCGGGAGCTCTGTTTAATGAGCTTATTGAGTCTGTTCGTAGGATGTTGAAACCAAACTAG
- a CDS encoding alanine--glyoxylate aminotransferase family protein, producing MIGDDFAELKLFITGPILLRDEVRKAALLPEYGHRDSENIKRFGSIMSNLMTIAGNPEGYTPIIFNGSGTNVLEASVRSLVSDTDKVLNVSVGAFGDLFGKLSEANGKNLISLKFPYGQAIDLKILEEALVEHKPDVVTFTHNETSTGVINDVVSVCKLIRAHGALPVVDGVSIFGGAPSTIAEARPLMYCTSTQKSLGLPAGFGIGFVGDEALKKAEGVKNRGYTTDILAQITKARLCQTLTTPNGTLGNQMCVQLDYIVNTETVAVRFKRHEEMRKIAHDWVAEMDGYELFAQDGYRSLSLTTVKTPAYMTIDRLKEVKEHMRGHGYLFDPGYGKINKELQDQGSSPIFRIGHMADIMPDMLKDYLEALRGVLSSFK from the coding sequence ATGATTGGAGATGATTTCGCAGAATTAAAACTGTTTATTACCGGACCTATTTTGCTGCGCGACGAAGTTCGTAAAGCTGCTTTATTGCCTGAATATGGTCACCGTGACTCTGAAAATATTAAGCGTTTCGGTTCCATAATGAGCAATCTTATGACGATTGCGGGTAACCCTGAAGGGTATACTCCAATCATATTTAATGGTTCAGGGACCAATGTTCTTGAAGCTTCGGTCCGTTCGCTTGTTTCCGATACTGATAAAGTTCTTAACGTTTCGGTAGGCGCATTCGGTGATCTTTTCGGTAAGTTGTCTGAGGCTAACGGGAAGAATCTTATTTCGTTAAAGTTTCCATACGGCCAAGCCATTGATCTTAAAATACTTGAAGAAGCATTGGTCGAACACAAGCCGGATGTGGTTACCTTCACACATAATGAAACCTCTACAGGGGTCATTAATGATGTTGTTTCCGTTTGTAAGTTGATTCGTGCTCACGGGGCATTGCCTGTTGTTGACGGTGTAAGTATTTTCGGTGGCGCTCCTTCTACCATCGCTGAAGCCCGTCCTTTAATGTATTGTACCTCCACTCAGAAGTCGCTCGGGCTTCCGGCGGGATTCGGTATCGGCTTTGTCGGGGATGAGGCTTTGAAAAAGGCTGAAGGTGTTAAAAATAGAGGATATACAACGGATATTCTGGCTCAAATTACAAAGGCCAGATTGTGCCAGACGTTGACTACTCCGAATGGAACTCTCGGTAATCAGATGTGCGTGCAGCTCGATTACATTGTTAACACTGAAACAGTTGCGGTTCGTTTCAAGCGTCATGAAGAAATGCGTAAAATAGCTCACGACTGGGTTGCTGAAATGGACGGTTATGAGCTTTTCGCTCAGGACGGTTATCGCTCGCTAAGCCTTACCACCGTTAAAACTCCTGCTTACATGACAATTGATCGTTTGAAAGAAGTTAAAGAGCATATGCGTGGACATGGTTATCTTTTTGATCCCGGTTACGGTAAAATCAATAAAGAATTACAGGATCAGGGTTCGTCTCCGATATTCCGGATCGGTCATATGGCCGATATTATGCCGGATATGCTTAAAGATTATCTGGAAGCTTTGAGAGGAGTGCTTAGTAGTTTTAAATAA
- a CDS encoding PAS domain-containing sensor histidine kinase: protein MSLKGLLRPEFWKADKKSAGPYKSLFDYQRIWRLCFVILVVVSLVPLFILAFIDFNVTRVAINSENMLRGARTTSNTRRAVAYFLEERKSALQLIVQLDDFRSFQRKERLAEMLKALKNSFGGFIDLGIIDENGKQLAYVGPYNLEGKDYKGQAWFKQATDQGTYISDVFLGFRDSPHLVIAVKHYTDNDHYKIYRATLDTTQFNGILSSLDLSEGADAFLVNNAGIMQTPSKWNGDVFSKISFSLPEKSFRTKVEEIQIKKDLSAIVGYAYIEGTPFILMVVKPEAELMGAWQGSRDTLTWISTISVAVILLVMWAVASYMVERMYMADMTRSKLLQQMEHHNRMASIGRLAAGVAHEINNPLAIINEKAGLLKDLFTFNKAYEVDARVLGLVDSVIASVERCGRITKRLLGFSRQDDVELRPVYPKKIVETVLSFLNKEAEYRSINVSVDVEIGIYEIVTDRGKLEQVLLNLISNAFQAMKDGGALQVKVARADNNRINFSVKDDGCGIPATDLKRIFEPFYSTKKQTGGTGLGLSITYGLVQDLGGLMVVESELGMGTEFRFSLPVNPIAKGES from the coding sequence ATGTCATTAAAAGGACTTCTTCGACCGGAATTCTGGAAAGCGGATAAAAAATCTGCGGGACCATATAAGAGTTTATTTGATTACCAGCGCATTTGGCGTTTGTGTTTTGTAATTCTTGTTGTGGTCTCTCTGGTTCCGTTGTTCATCTTGGCCTTCATAGATTTTAATGTCACCCGGGTTGCTATTAATTCTGAAAATATGCTCAGGGGGGCGAGGACAACCTCCAATACCCGCCGGGCAGTCGCATACTTTCTGGAGGAGCGGAAATCAGCGTTACAGTTGATTGTACAACTGGACGATTTCCGCTCCTTTCAGCGAAAGGAGCGGCTGGCTGAAATGCTTAAGGCATTAAAGAACAGCTTCGGCGGGTTTATTGATCTGGGTATTATTGATGAAAACGGTAAGCAGCTTGCTTATGTAGGGCCGTATAATCTGGAGGGCAAAGACTACAAAGGACAAGCGTGGTTTAAGCAGGCTACCGATCAGGGAACATACATCAGTGATGTTTTTCTGGGATTTCGTGACAGCCCTCATCTAGTCATTGCCGTAAAACATTATACGGATAATGATCATTACAAAATTTACCGGGCAACTCTGGATACAACCCAGTTCAACGGTATTCTTTCTTCTCTTGATTTATCGGAAGGGGCAGATGCTTTTCTGGTAAATAATGCAGGGATTATGCAGACTCCTTCCAAGTGGAACGGAGATGTTTTTTCAAAAATTTCGTTCTCTTTGCCGGAAAAATCATTCCGCACTAAGGTTGAAGAAATCCAAATTAAAAAAGATTTGTCTGCGATTGTCGGCTATGCGTATATTGAAGGAACTCCTTTCATTCTTATGGTTGTTAAGCCGGAAGCTGAACTCATGGGAGCATGGCAAGGTTCCCGCGATACTCTCACATGGATATCTACTATCAGTGTGGCAGTGATTCTTTTGGTTATGTGGGCTGTTGCCTCTTATATGGTTGAGCGTATGTACATGGCTGACATGACACGTTCAAAGTTGTTGCAGCAGATGGAACATCACAATCGCATGGCTTCAATTGGACGGCTTGCTGCCGGTGTTGCCCATGAAATTAATAATCCTCTTGCCATTATTAATGAGAAAGCAGGGTTATTAAAAGATTTGTTTACCTTCAATAAAGCATACGAGGTTGACGCGCGAGTCCTTGGTCTTGTTGATTCTGTGATAGCTTCAGTTGAACGATGCGGAAGGATTACTAAACGGTTGCTCGGATTTTCAAGGCAGGATGACGTTGAACTCCGGCCCGTTTACCCTAAAAAAATAGTTGAGACCGTGCTTAGTTTTCTCAATAAGGAAGCCGAATATCGCAGTATTAATGTTTCGGTTGATGTCGAGATTGGCATTTATGAAATTGTCACTGATAGAGGAAAACTTGAGCAGGTTCTGTTGAATCTGATAAGCAATGCTTTTCAGGCAATGAAAGATGGTGGGGCTTTGCAGGTAAAAGTTGCTCGTGCCGACAATAATAGAATTAACTTTTCGGTTAAAGATGATGGTTGCGGCATACCTGCAACAGATCTTAAACGGATATTTGAACCTTTCTATTCTACTAAAAAACAAACAGGCGGGACCGGACTGGGGCTTTCTATAACATATGGACTTGTTCAGGATCTCGGTGGGCTGATGGTTGTTGAAAGTGAGCTTGGCATGGGAACTGAATTTCGTTTTTCACTTCCTGTGAATCCTATAGCTAAGGGAGAAAGCTAG
- a CDS encoding FAD-binding and (Fe-S)-binding domain-containing protein — protein sequence MPQLGPHISIASEALLSRVLGLNPYDFKGWPENVRTLAESIAAELFLVRYNPFINPELVRKSVSRNLTLARPTLSGEYPQRLTHAVENFWLKHDADIEFRQRLIEKLKEILPDSGISIEPDKLVQSATDATDLRIELPIAVLFPENTAQVRAIVRLANHMQFGIIPRGGGTGLTGGAIPALERTVILSLSKFKKILSVDTKSMTICAQAGVITLDAIKAAAEKNTLFTVDPASKSASSIGGNISENSGGPFAFEYGCTIDNIQSYKMVMPKGDLIEVFRKDHPRHKIFSDESATFEVFDAKGKLLDTLTLSADEIRSPGLGKDVSNKFLGGLPGVQKEGVDGIITEACFTLYPQPSSSRTLCLEFFGRSMRNAMLVIKDIVALRDTIREEGDLVKISALEEFGPKYVQAIKYEKKSVNYEGDPISVLIIQLDSDDDEALQTAVDNILSIVQPYDSVDIFAARDDKEAELFWEDRHKLSAIAKRTSGFKVNEDIVIPLEVIPDFSDFLEDLNLIYLAKIYRRSLLAVKELSGFPIEEPKVEQALERTTNILKGSIDGTEMSDQELESQVHYIFQELREEFPKLDSKIDKIFQKLKAQRIVIANHMHAGDGNCHVNIPVNSNDPDMLHSAHEAVDDVFKKVLELKGEVSGEHGIGITKIDYLSEEKITAIRKYKEIVDPLNILNPGKLTRRELPSESYTFSFNRLINDLDKTAIKDKEHLIELLRNIQTCTRCGKCKQVCPMYYPEQGLMYHPRNKNISLGALIEAIYYSQVQRGEPSPDLMTRLRKLMEHCTACGRCTSVCPVKIDSAGAALQIRSFLEYKGTGGHPVKNAALGFIAKDPQSRLPKVAKFLSLSASLQSKALGLIPGHWRRRMESPVLHSQTPAMDFKNLSEDLSLETGSMFMNSTSAPDSVFYFPGCGASLFSRNIGMATLYLLLKSGVNVVMPAKHLCCGYPLLSSGCVEAFNTNRHRNISDIQYKIAKAHIAGMDISTIITACGTCREAIESYDFTQEVGKKLKRCDAVQYLLTNPGNLDFQGLSANEEVIYHASCHTEWTDIPKSKAPVIYKQALESILGSKITLSPGCCGESGLGAISSPAIYNKLRDRKAAQLERDLHAQDKKTPVLVGCPSCKVGIKRNMTTLKKHNRVLHTAEYIAELMGGPKWRKEFKKMLEKAQRQDGIVFLKP from the coding sequence ATGCCTCAATTAGGTCCACATATTTCTATTGCATCCGAAGCCCTCCTTTCGAGAGTGCTCGGCTTAAATCCTTACGACTTTAAAGGCTGGCCTGAAAATGTCCGCACACTCGCTGAAAGCATTGCTGCGGAACTTTTTCTAGTACGCTACAACCCGTTCATAAATCCTGAACTGGTTCGCAAGAGTGTTTCCAGAAACCTGACCCTCGCCCGCCCGACTCTCTCCGGTGAATACCCGCAGAGACTCACCCACGCGGTCGAAAATTTCTGGCTTAAACATGATGCTGACATTGAATTCAGACAAAGGCTTATCGAAAAGCTTAAAGAAATTCTGCCAGATTCCGGCATCAGCATTGAACCGGATAAATTGGTACAGTCCGCAACAGATGCGACAGACTTAAGAATTGAACTCCCTATCGCTGTGCTTTTCCCGGAAAACACCGCGCAGGTTCGTGCAATTGTCCGTCTGGCAAATCATATGCAATTCGGCATTATTCCTCGCGGCGGCGGAACCGGACTAACAGGCGGAGCCATTCCCGCACTGGAACGGACTGTCATTCTTTCGCTTTCAAAATTCAAAAAGATTTTAAGCGTTGATACAAAATCAATGACTATCTGCGCTCAGGCCGGTGTAATCACCCTTGACGCAATCAAGGCTGCGGCGGAGAAAAACACTCTCTTTACCGTTGACCCCGCTTCCAAATCTGCATCCTCAATCGGCGGTAACATTTCTGAAAACTCAGGTGGACCTTTTGCCTTTGAATACGGTTGTACTATAGACAATATTCAAAGCTACAAAATGGTTATGCCTAAGGGAGACCTGATTGAAGTCTTCCGTAAGGATCACCCCCGCCACAAGATTTTCAGTGATGAGTCAGCTACGTTTGAAGTATTTGACGCCAAAGGAAAACTTCTCGACACTCTGACTCTGTCTGCTGATGAAATCCGCAGCCCGGGACTGGGAAAAGACGTTTCCAACAAATTCCTCGGCGGACTACCAGGTGTACAGAAAGAAGGCGTGGACGGAATCATAACTGAAGCCTGCTTCACTCTTTATCCGCAACCTTCAAGCTCCCGTACACTATGTCTTGAATTCTTCGGACGCTCCATGCGTAACGCTATGCTTGTTATCAAGGATATTGTTGCATTGCGTGATACAATCCGTGAGGAAGGTGATCTTGTAAAGATTTCTGCCCTTGAAGAATTCGGACCTAAATATGTACAGGCTATCAAGTACGAAAAGAAATCTGTAAACTATGAAGGCGACCCGATTTCTGTCCTCATAATTCAGCTTGATTCTGACGATGATGAAGCTTTGCAAACTGCCGTGGATAACATTCTTTCTATTGTACAGCCCTACGATTCCGTAGATATTTTCGCAGCCCGCGATGATAAAGAAGCTGAGCTTTTCTGGGAAGACAGACACAAACTGTCCGCCATTGCAAAGCGCACTTCCGGCTTTAAAGTTAACGAAGATATTGTTATTCCGCTTGAAGTTATCCCGGATTTTTCAGACTTTCTGGAAGACCTCAACCTCATCTATCTGGCTAAAATTTATCGCCGTTCCCTGCTGGCCGTAAAAGAACTTTCAGGATTCCCGATTGAAGAACCTAAAGTAGAACAGGCTCTGGAAAGAACCACCAACATCCTGAAAGGGAGCATTGACGGCACAGAAATGAGTGATCAGGAACTGGAAAGTCAGGTTCACTACATTTTCCAGGAGCTGCGTGAAGAATTCCCTAAGCTTGACTCGAAAATCGATAAGATTTTCCAGAAACTCAAAGCACAGCGCATCGTCATTGCGAACCACATGCATGCCGGAGACGGAAACTGTCATGTAAACATTCCGGTTAATTCAAATGACCCTGACATGCTGCACAGCGCACACGAAGCTGTCGATGACGTTTTCAAAAAGGTTCTTGAATTAAAAGGTGAAGTTTCCGGTGAACACGGAATCGGTATCACTAAGATTGACTACCTTTCTGAAGAAAAAATCACTGCAATCAGAAAGTATAAAGAGATTGTGGACCCGCTGAACATTCTCAATCCGGGCAAACTGACCCGTCGGGAACTTCCTTCTGAGTCCTACACATTCTCGTTCAACAGGCTTATCAATGATCTGGATAAAACGGCGATCAAAGATAAGGAACACCTGATTGAACTTCTGCGCAACATTCAAACCTGCACTCGCTGCGGAAAATGCAAACAAGTCTGCCCCATGTATTATCCTGAACAGGGGCTTATGTACCATCCGAGAAATAAAAACATCTCTCTTGGCGCACTGATTGAGGCAATTTACTATTCTCAGGTTCAGCGCGGAGAGCCATCTCCTGATCTTATGACAAGACTCAGGAAACTTATGGAGCACTGCACAGCCTGTGGACGCTGTACCTCTGTCTGCCCTGTCAAAATTGATTCAGCCGGAGCTGCTCTGCAAATCAGAAGTTTCCTTGAATATAAAGGGACCGGAGGACATCCTGTTAAGAATGCCGCCCTCGGTTTTATTGCGAAAGATCCACAAAGCAGATTGCCAAAGGTCGCTAAGTTTCTATCCCTCTCGGCTTCGCTTCAAAGTAAAGCTCTGGGACTTATTCCGGGACACTGGCGTAGGCGCATGGAATCTCCCGTACTACACAGCCAAACGCCTGCGATGGACTTCAAAAATCTCAGCGAAGACCTGTCGCTTGAGACCGGTTCCATGTTTATGAACAGCACTTCCGCACCGGACAGCGTTTTTTACTTCCCCGGATGCGGCGCAAGTCTGTTCTCAAGAAATATCGGAATGGCAACTCTTTACCTGCTGCTCAAATCCGGCGTGAACGTTGTTATGCCGGCTAAGCATTTATGTTGCGGATATCCGCTGCTCTCCAGTGGATGTGTTGAAGCTTTCAATACCAACCGTCACCGCAACATCAGCGACATACAGTATAAAATAGCAAAGGCTCACATTGCTGGAATGGACATTTCCACGATAATCACAGCATGTGGAACCTGTCGCGAAGCCATCGAGTCATATGACTTCACTCAGGAAGTCGGCAAAAAACTCAAACGCTGCGATGCTGTACAATACCTCCTGACCAATCCTGGAAATCTTGATTTCCAGGGTTTATCTGCTAATGAAGAAGTTATTTACCATGCTTCATGTCATACTGAATGGACTGACATTCCCAAATCAAAAGCTCCTGTCATTTACAAACAGGCTCTTGAAAGCATCCTCGGCAGCAAGATAACACTTTCTCCCGGCTGCTGCGGCGAATCAGGACTCGGCGCGATATCAAGCCCTGCAATTTACAATAAACTGCGCGACCGCAAGGCTGCTCAGTTAGAACGCGACCTTCACGCTCAGGATAAAAAGACTCCTGTTCTAGTAGGTTGTCCTTCTTGTAAAGTTGGAATCAAACGCAATATGACGACACTTAAGAAACACAACAGAGTACTGCACACAGCTGAATATATTGCAGAACTCATGGGTGGCCCAAAGTGGCGCAAAGAATTTAAAAAGATGCTTGAAAAAGCTCAGCGTCAAGACGGAATCGTCTTTTTAAAACCATGA